TATGTCACATAATTTGTCATCTTTTACTTCTTTGATCCCTAAAGTTTATGTTCTTGTCATGAATGCTAGTGGTACACCTATACCCTTGCAAGTTGTTGGTTCATTTATTACACCTTCTTTGTCCTTATCTAATGTTTATCACATTCCTAGTCTTACCTTAAATCTTGCTTCCGTTGGTCAAATTTGTGATAATGGTTGCTTAGTTTCCTTTTTGTTCTTCTGCTTGTTATGTTCAGGATCCAAAGTCTCCGGAAATGATTGGGACCGACTATATGGAAGGATGACTTTATATATTAGATCAGCTCAAAACTCCTAAGATTGCGGTTGTTGTTCCTGGTGTCGATGTTTCGTCTTTTCGTTTGAGTCAGTCTTCTTCTGTATTTTATTTATGGCATTCTCGCCTTTGTAATGTCTCTAGGTCTCGATTACAATTTTTAGCATCTACAAGAGTTTTAGGAGATTTGAAAACTCATGATATTTCTGATTGTAGTGGTTGTAAACTTGCAAAGTTCTCTATTTTGTCTTTTCCTAAAAGTAATACATTTTCTGTTGCACCTTTTGATCTTATTCATTCTGATGTTTAGGAACCCTCTACAAAGGGGGGCTCTCGTTATTATGTCTCTTTTATTGACGACTGCACTCTTTATTGTTGGATTTATCTTATGAAACGTAGCTCGAACTTTTTTGGCATCTATAATGAGTTTCGATCTATTGTGAAAACTTAACATGCagctgttattaaatgttttagatGTGATTTAGGTGGAGAATATACGTCTCATGCTTTTAAGGAACTTCTTTCTTTAGATGGCACAATTTACCAAACTTCTTGCATTGATACTCCTGAACAAAATGGGATTGCTGAAAGAAAACATAGGCATATTCTTAAGACTGCTAGATCACTGTTATTGTCTGCTAGTGTTCCTAATGAATTTTGAGGGGAGGCAACTCTTACTAGAATTCCTATTTCTCATAATTCTGGCTTGTCTCCTTATGAGAGATTGTATAGTTGTCTCCCAGATTATTCTTCTCTTCGTGTTTTTGGTTCTACAAGCtttgttcttcttcctcatgtTCAACGGAGTAAATTAACTTCACGGTCTGCTATATGTGTATTTCTTGGTTATGGTGCAAGACAAAAGGGGTATCGTTGTTTTGATCCAGTCAGTCATAAGTTATATGTTTCTCGTCATGTTGTCTTTCTTGAACATATTCCTTATTTTACGATTCCTGACCGCTTTCACAGTATATCTATGCATGATCTATTTTGCATTGATCCTTTTACTGTTGATGATAATGAGGTACCTCCTGCTAAGAATCCTAACACTCCTATTGGCCCCCTCAACTACAGTCCCTAAACAATCATCTTTTGAGATGGAGGATACTACGGAACATCGATATCCTGCCCGAAATTGTAAGTCTATTAGAAAACCTGATTTTGATTATTCTTGTCAATCTAGTTCGTTTTCTACATTCATTGCTTTCTGAGCCTTCATCTTTCAAAGAGGCAGTTCATGATCCTCTTTGGCAGCGTGCTATGGATGAGGAGCTAACTGCTCTTCACCAAACCCATATTTGGGATTTAGTGTCTCTTCCTGCAGGAAAACATGCTATTGGTTCTCGTTGGATCTATAAGATTAACACTAAGGCTGATGGATCTATTGAAAGATATAAAGCTCGCTTGGTTACTGTTGGCTAAAAGCGCAACTTGTAATAATGCGAAAGTCGAATttcgatcccacgaggagtgaatctagagcgattAACAAGAATGAACTTTAGTtgctattcaattcgtttagcaaatcAATAATTGGAATCGGTGCTGAACACTAACAAGAACTTACTTTAAATGATTAACTAACACGACAAATACTAATAACAAACTAATACTAATAACAAACTAACAACGATTGTAAACAGTAAAAGGAAGCGTCAAAGGGTCGAAATTAGACCTAAACATTCACGAATACGGGATATGCAAACTTGGTAATAAGATTTTCATCTGGTTTGACCGAATCGCTTTCTAAAGCGctactcccgctctctcgagtctcgAAGAGTAACAAAACTACACTTAATTAATCAACGACATCTAGCTCACTCTCATGATCCTAAATGCGGAAAACCAACAAAACACAATTAATCAATCGATTCAAAGGTCGCCTATTCTATAATCCGTTCTTGCGGCATCAATCCTAGGCTCCTAATCTTGCAGATACATTCATTTAGCCACCTCTCGGTGCACTAAGCAAACTAATAACAAATCTAGGGTAGCTAATTCTAGGTGGGCATTAAGCATCAAGATTAGCACAAGCCACTCAACCAAACAAGCATATTTCATACAACTAAATATTCATGATTTTATtccaacccccaaacatggggatttagctactcatggtaaaaacaacaacaatactAATTAAATGAACAATAAACATCACTAAGTAAGAATTAGTTACCTTTGTAGAACTAGTAAGCATGAACATAAAATAGACAATATAAATCTTCAAtaataaaatctcaatttatattaaaaagctTCAAACATttaacaatggaggaatctccaaaTTCCAAAGATGATTACTCTAGGTAAAAGAAGGAAACTAAGAGAATACTCAAAAGCTCATAAATGTTGTATAACCTAAAAATGAGATAAAGTGTTATTTATATGGGTTACAAAATAGGAAACAAAAGACACCCATTAAAAGAGTGTTGGCCCAAAAATGGAAGTGAGCCTTAAGCACTTTTGGCcggaaaatatcaaaatgaaaaaaaaaatgaaagttcagtgattaaaataaaaaaaaaaaatttagtaactgaaatgaaaaaactcaaaagttgAGTGATCTTCAGGACTAATACGCCGTCCTTATTTCCTAAATTTCTAGCCATGATATGTCTATTTTGCGAGAAATTTTtaagtagactcagtccaccacgtcatacGTAGACTAAtactatcacataatgacacgtcattaaaatgatggtaatcttgtaatattactattcaaatgtgtaaataagtaatacacgaatttacaagattgtcatcattttaatgacgtgtcattatgttataggctagttcacggatgacgtggtggactcaatctacctaagaatctctcgtATTTTGCATATCGTGCTTATATATTTCCATATATatggtttaattaattaattggacTGTGGATGGACACCCCATTTATGgagttaaattgaaatttttgtgTTGCGAAAATGAAGAAATAATAATTGGAAGTGATTGTCATTTTGCTGTCAgaattaggggtgagcatcggtcggttcggttcggtgggaaaattttcggttttttcggttttcggtttggaaatttctcaaaccgaaccgaaccgaacttttagtttggaagtaaaaaaaccgaaccgaattaaaccgaaatatttcggttcggttcggttcggttaaaaccgaatttaattatttttttaatttttttaatttttttattaaaattaattcaaatattaaataattagagtctaatatactttcatatatgtttaaataacaattattaattcatatattacaaaaaacatataaatataagtatatatgtatattatttttaaaaaagttatatattttatattaaacttcggttcattcggttttttcggtttttcggttttcaaaacacacaaaccgaaccgaacaccgaactccgaactttacctaaagtaggaaccgaaccaaaccgttttcaccgaaaaaccgaaccaaacaacaaagttcggttcggttcggttcggtttttcggtctggTTCGGTTCTTGCTCAGCCCTAGTCAGAATGATATGCATACAAATTGCTAGGACTATATACAAGGGACAAGTATGACCAACATAACCGGTgcttttattttagttattgtttatgtttgaaattgagAACAAATCGTTTTcatatatgtattttaattcAACCTTTgatcaaaattattaaaataattaaatattaaaaaatatattacatatttattttaaaatatttgattattgtTCATATTTCAGACACCTATctaaatataaatgtttatttatataaaaaaaattattacttaattCAATCTATCGGACTAAAGTATGAAGAAACGACCGCTTTCAtgctataaatataaaaattatttattttaaattattttaagatgTAGTTTTTAGCTATATTTTAAATtctcttatttaaatttttgacaataatatttttatttattttatgtacatTAACAATTTGAGttcaaatgattttttaattataacattttaaaacttactgataattttttttgaaatattgtaAAAGAATTATgtaacataaatttattttttaatttaagtataatttaacaagtattaattttttttttgtatatatttatgaGATAATGAAAGACTAGacttcatttgaaaaaaaaaagacctAGACTTCAAAAAGTTACCCTAAAAACCAACATGCATTGGTACAAATCTTGGCTATTTTTGGATGCATTAGACTAGACAAATACTGGCAATAATTATGATGGCTTTTTGGCCTGCCAATTAGCTCCGGAAAGTAGTTGTGAGTGTGATTCTTCTAGAATTTAGAGTTCACATGGAAATTAGATTTGAAAAGTACCTTGCAAAATATCAGAAGAATGCTAACGAAGCAATTATGTTTCTCAAATTTAGTTTAGTGGGACTTACTATCggattaagattttttttctcATCTAATCGGTTTTCTATAGATAATACCAATCAGaacatattttatcaattacaatcatatttttaaaaatattaaattttacaaaaattgtaaaaaaaactgTCCAAATGATAAATAATgcaagaatttaaatttaaaaaatgaaattcaataTTTTGGATACTTCCAAATTAAATTTGATCGTATAAATTagaagagagaaaattattctaaaatctctcacgtttgttataatttacattttaatactccttgtttgaaaattaaacaatttggtacctcaaatttaattttataaactataaggTCCTTCTGTTGAAtataggtaccaaatcgttaacggaatgaaacgtgaggtatcaaatcgtttgcaaatcgtttgaaaatgaggtatcaaatcgttaaaataataaaaaatgaggtatcaaatcgtttacataattgaaactgagatatcaaattgtttgaaagtaaatattaaattattatcgGAACTAACAGAAATatcttataatttaaaaaaaaatcaaaaccgaGGTACcaaattagtataattttagaCCGTAAAATAATACTCCTGACAGTTCAATCACCTGGATTTATAAATTGCAAGGTACTTTAAAAGGTTTATACTTAAATGCATCACTATAACATCCGATGAAGCCTGTCTGCTGTCTCGACATGAAGCATTGACAATTTGTGTTTGAATACTAACACTGACCTGAAAAGTCCCATTAGAGGGTGGCAAATTAGGTTTGAAGAACTGGTTTTGCACCGGAATCTGACAAAATGGCTGATTAATTTTGCACCCAACTTCCATAGAGGTTTATTAATGATTTGCAGACAGCTTTCCCATAAAGCACATGGGCCATGGCCATGTAATAAATGTTTGCCTTCTATGGTGACTTCAATCCATTAATACAAAATGTAGTGGGCAGTTGCATCAACACAATTATGCTTTGACTTTCTACTTCCAATTAAGTTAGAGCTAACATCTTTTTCAGCATAAAACAACTTCTTTTTTGGGCTTTAAAATTTTCACTTTTGTACTTGTGATTTAAATCTATATCTCATTTAGTGTTAATcacaaataattatattttttagtaagtttttttttctttcaaagatAGAGTACGACTCTTAGTTAGTTACGGAGTTAGAGAAATCGAATCCATGACCTATTGATACATTTAGAAACGCCTTAACCATTTAAATTAGGCCCACACTGactattttttagtaaatagtAGTAATTCTTTCCTGCTAAATTAATagacattattttaattttttattctaaactATAGgcatataattattaaatatgtacTTAATTATAGGAAAGTGTtttggaaataaaataaaaaataaaatatggttACCactcattaaataaaaataaatgtagtATCTTTTTATAAGTTAAGTCTTGACAAAAAAAACTAGTTTTATCAATCTTCTAATATATGTGTACTTGTCCTAAACTATCTATTTATTTGGAAtgaaaaaagtatgaaataCTAGTACTATAGCCAgctataatattttgattacttttCTACTTATGTTACTAGTGTTTTGAATCACAGGACTAGTAACTAGATGACAATAActaaatttagaattaattgaatattaatttattaatttttaaattatacttcaTCAGTCTTAAATAAttgttcacttttttttttcaaatgtttgtccattttttataaatcattattttttaaattcccacattatatttttaattaaaatctattATTATCACGATTGTTTCTAGAAAgtgaatatattataaaatatggaAGATTTCACGTATTAATTGTGCATTTAAAAACTATGTAAAAATGTCAGGGTGtggataattatttttcagatggagggagtaattttatttttaaaaaactaaaaattaaagtCATTGTTAAGTATAAttagaaattaagaaaaa
This region of Mercurialis annua linkage group LG1-X, ddMerAnnu1.2, whole genome shotgun sequence genomic DNA includes:
- the LOC126664688 gene encoding uncharacterized protein LOC126664688; amino-acid sequence: MIEQFQQFLASQPHAMSASSQIGLSSNLSGVSSSSWILDYGASNHMSHNLSSFTSLIPKVYVLVMNASGTPIPLQVVGSFITPSLSLSNVYHIPSLTLNLASVGQICDNGGEYTSHAFKELLSLDGTIYQTSCIDTPEQNGIAERKHRHILKTARSLIPISHNSGLSPYERLYSCLPDYSSLRVFGSTSFVLLPHVQRSKLTSRSAICVFLGYGARQKGYRCFDPVSHKLYVSRHVVFLEHIPYFTIPDRFHSISMHDLFCIDPFTVDDNEVPPAKNPNTPIGPLNYSP